From the genome of Rhinatrema bivittatum chromosome 18, aRhiBiv1.1, whole genome shotgun sequence, one region includes:
- the SIMC1 gene encoding SUMO-interacting motif-containing protein 1 isoform X1 yields the protein MAGPPLRDLWRSLPTRTRDSLCTRSYVSLVKTDALGARLVGPAAIPEGAGPRCPGSGARRDDVPSEPLTAAEPDARSRQEEGGCRIPAACDAMADPIVISDISDAETEADHGSPINISKNSKDIIDLTEDDSCCTVIDLTMPERMDGSVLSDDTGVELDSEPFHAGECSYLAGGDLHIKDEIHEKSGGVSDVRLQTGRYTLDIDCKQKANLSPRSVSSSDCNESSSGLSLFSLELSSSRTMLNSDMGSLESLQLEGASSSSPNIHTSQDLPPLDLQDLASKNCGANSVTLQNSSPLPCQHRQCPSVLDPSSSLRSTQQLSLGVDSKGAIPELDLVGSPKRCPSNRAWLNKLKYFCNPPVQHLFFQDLKADAEIRKCQQSKPIPERRLNMVTSTIEENFPQGTLQFLSDFVSLQHYPPKEIVSHVINKIMLGLHGPDILMDAYMLLMKIQRFHPANASTVKWDWKLVSNVMEKMDAFPSQLLFLQYVIQTLEDDFQANLRRRTLQKSIAKSVLSCDNHFSNVRDVIQWLVNAVKFSSLEVSEVQPGPSLLPITDSTRSKTQSLVCLLQRMLSIAVEVDKSPTCSSNKIADAMFPFLLSIPKRCQRETLFNSMESPLLRAKVIDIMFDHSCEPLLSPSLPLSLAKILYFVKHSTLLLEDQDSSGDWQRWDEILHHCVCCF from the exons ATGGCGGGGCCTCCTCTTCGGGATTTATGGAGGAGCCTTCCCACCAGAACCAGGGATAGTTTGTGCACGCGCAGCTACGTCAGCCTAGTGAAGACCGATGCGCTCGGCGCTCGGCTGGTTGGGCCTGCAGCGATCCCGGAAGGAGCAGGGCCGAGGTGCCCGGGGTCCGGGGCCCGGAGGGACGATGTGCCTTCTGAGCCCCTGACTGCTGCGGAGCCGGATGCCAGGTCCCGACAGGAGGAGGGCGGCTGCAGGATCCCGGCGGCATGTGACGCCATGGCTGATCCCATAGTGATATCTGACATTTCGGATGCCGAGACGGAGGCAGACCATGGATCGCCCATAAACATTTCGAAGAACTCG AAGGACATCATCGACCTTACAGAAGATGACTCTTGCTGCACTGTGATTGACCTGACTATGCCTGAGAGAATGGACGGCAGTGTGCTCAGTGATGACACTGGTGTGGAACTGGACAGTGAGCCCTTCCATGCTGGGGAGTGCTCATATCTTGCTGGTGGTGATTTGCACATCAAGGATGAAATACATGAGAAATCTGGAGGTGTTTCCGATGTCAGGCTGCAGACTGGACGTTATACTCTGGATATAGACTGTAAGCAGAAGGCCAACCTGTCCCCCAGATCCGTCTCTTCCAGTGACTGTAACGAGAGCAGCAGTGGCCTCTCGCTCTTCAGCCTGGAGCTCAGTAGCAGCCGTACCATGCTTAATAGTGATATGGGCTCTCTGGAGAGCCTGCAGCTTGAGGGCGCGTCTTCCTCCTCACCAAACATCCACACATCCCAGGACTTGCCACCGCTTGACCTTCAGGACCTTGCCTCCAAGAACTGTGGTGCAAATTCTGTAACTCTCCAGAATTCATCCCCTCTGCCCTGTCAGCATCGCCAATGCCCCTCAGTCCTGGACCCCTCGTCctccctgagaagcacacagcaGCTTTCTCTGGGGGTGGACAGCAAAGGTGCGATTCCAGAATTGGATCTTGTTGGCTCACCCAAACGCTGTCCATCCAACAGAGCATGGCTGAACAAACTCAAATATTTCTGCAATCCCCCTGTGCAGCATCTCTTCTTCCAAGATCTGAAGGCAGATGCTGAAATCAGAAAG TGTCAGCAATCCAAGCCGATCCCCGAGCGCAGACTAAATATGGTGACTTCCACCATCGAGGAGAACTTCCCCCAGGGTACCCTTCAATTCCTCTCAGACTTTGTGTCCCTCCAGCACTACCCTCCCAAGGAGATCGTCTCTCATGTGATTAACAAGATCATGCTGGGCTTGCACGGCCCAGACATCCTCATGGATGCTTACATGCTACTAATGAAAATTCAAAG GTTTCACCCAGCAAATGCATCAACAGTGAAATGGGACTGGAAGCTGGTATCTAATGTGATGGAAAAAATG GATGCATTTCCCTCCCAACTTCTCTTCCTGCAGTACGTCATTCAGACACTGGAGGATGATTTCCAGGCGAACCTGCGGCGGCGCACTCTGCAGAAATCTATCGCCAAAAGTGTCTTGTCTTGCGATAATCACTTCTCCAACGTCAG GGATGTAATTCAGTGGCTGGTTAATGCGGTGAAATTCTCTTCCCTGGAGGTTTCTGAAGTTCAGCCTGGCCCTTCCCTGCTTCCTATAACTGACTCAACGAGGAGCAAGACCCAAAG TCTGGTATGCCTGCTACAACGGATGCTCTCCATAGCCGTTGAAGTGGACAAGTCCCCAACTTGCAGCTCTAACAAAATTGCTGATGCCATGTTTCCGTTTTTGCTGAGTATCCCCAAGCGCTGCCAAAG GGAGACCCTGTTTAACAGCATGGAGAGCCCTCTCCTGCGAGCCAAAGTGATTGACATTATGTTTGACCACAGCTGCGAGCCACTCCTCTCTCCGTCGCTGCCGCTCTCCCTGGCTAAGATCCTGTACTTCGTCAAGCACTCTACACTGCTGCTGGAAGATCAG GACAGCAGTGGAGACTGGCAGCGCTGGGATGAAATTCTTCACCATTGTGTTTGCTGTTTCTGA
- the THOC3 gene encoding THO complex subunit 3, translating to MASQYMQEMLGHFRGHSKSREFLAHSAKVHSVAWSCDGRRLASGSFDKTASVFVLEKDRLVKENNYRGHTDSVDQLCWHPTSPDLFVTASGDKTIRIWDVRSTKCITTVNTKGENINICWSPDGQTIAVGNKDDVVTFIDVKTHRFKAEEQFKFEVNEISWNNDNNLFFLTNGNGCINILSYPELKPVQSINAHPSNCICIKFDPSGKYFATGSADALVSLWDVDELVCIRCFSRLDWPVRTLSFSHDGKMLASASEDHFIDIAEVETGEKLYEVQCESPTFTVAWHPKRPLLAFACDDKDGKYDNSREAGTVKLFGLPNDS from the exons ATGGCGTCGCAGTACATGCAGGAGATGCTGGGGCACTTCCGGGGCCACAGTAAGAGCCGCGAGTTCCTGGCGCACAGCGCGAAGGTGCACTCGGTGGCCTGGAGCTGCGACGGCCGCAGGTTGGCCTCCGGCTCTTTCGATAAAACGGCCAGCGTGTTCGTGCTGGAGAAGGACCGGCTG GTAAAGGAGAACAACTATCGTGGACATACCGACAGTGTCGATCAGCTGTGCTGGCACCCCACCAGCCCCGACCTCTTTGTTACCGCATCAGGAGACAAAACCATCCGCATCTGGGATGTTAGATCTACAAAGTGCATTACAACGGTGAACACTAAGG GAGAAAACATTAACATCTGCTGGAGCCCTGATGGACAGACCATTGCTGTTGGGAACAAAGACGATGTGGTTACATTCATAGATGTAAAAACCCACCGCTTCAAGGCTGAAGAGCAGTTCAAGTTCGAGGTGAATGAAATCTCCTGGAATAATGACAACAACTTATTCTTTCTGACCAATGGTAATGGCTGCATCAACATCCTCAG CTATCCGGAACTGAAGCCCGTTCAGTCCATCAATGCTCACCCATCCAACTGTATCTGCATCAAGTTTGACCCCAGCGGGAAGTACTTTGCCACAGGCAGTGCGGACGCTTTGGTCAGCCTGTGGGATGTGGACGAGCTGGTGTGCATTCGCTGTTTCTCCAG ACTTGATTGGCCAGTGAGAACATTAAGTTTTAGCCATGATGGCAAAATGTTGGCATCTGCGTCTGAAGATCACTTCATCGACATAGCTGAAGTGGAGACAG GTGAGAAGCTGTATGAGGTGCAGTGCGAGTCCCCCACATTCACAGTAGCCTGGCACCCCAAACGACCTCTGCTGGCATTTGCCTGCGATGACAAAGATGGAAAATATGACAACAGTCGAGAAGCAGGCACAGTCAAGCTCTTTGGACTTCCAAATGACTCCTGA
- the SIMC1 gene encoding SUMO-interacting motif-containing protein 1 isoform X2, whose translation MPSPDPASVTSNLHGQKDIIDLTEDDSCCTVIDLTMPERMDGSVLSDDTGVELDSEPFHAGECSYLAGGDLHIKDEIHEKSGGVSDVRLQTGRYTLDIDCKQKANLSPRSVSSSDCNESSSGLSLFSLELSSSRTMLNSDMGSLESLQLEGASSSSPNIHTSQDLPPLDLQDLASKNCGANSVTLQNSSPLPCQHRQCPSVLDPSSSLRSTQQLSLGVDSKGAIPELDLVGSPKRCPSNRAWLNKLKYFCNPPVQHLFFQDLKADAEIRKCQQSKPIPERRLNMVTSTIEENFPQGTLQFLSDFVSLQHYPPKEIVSHVINKIMLGLHGPDILMDAYMLLMKIQRFHPANASTVKWDWKLVSNVMEKMDAFPSQLLFLQYVIQTLEDDFQANLRRRTLQKSIAKSVLSCDNHFSNVRDVIQWLVNAVKFSSLEVSEVQPGPSLLPITDSTRSKTQSLVCLLQRMLSIAVEVDKSPTCSSNKIADAMFPFLLSIPKRCQRETLFNSMESPLLRAKVIDIMFDHSCEPLLSPSLPLSLAKILYFVKHSTLLLEDQDSSGDWQRWDEILHHCVCCF comes from the exons ATGCCTAGTCCAGATCCTGCGTCTGTAACCAGCAACCTTCATGGACAG AAGGACATCATCGACCTTACAGAAGATGACTCTTGCTGCACTGTGATTGACCTGACTATGCCTGAGAGAATGGACGGCAGTGTGCTCAGTGATGACACTGGTGTGGAACTGGACAGTGAGCCCTTCCATGCTGGGGAGTGCTCATATCTTGCTGGTGGTGATTTGCACATCAAGGATGAAATACATGAGAAATCTGGAGGTGTTTCCGATGTCAGGCTGCAGACTGGACGTTATACTCTGGATATAGACTGTAAGCAGAAGGCCAACCTGTCCCCCAGATCCGTCTCTTCCAGTGACTGTAACGAGAGCAGCAGTGGCCTCTCGCTCTTCAGCCTGGAGCTCAGTAGCAGCCGTACCATGCTTAATAGTGATATGGGCTCTCTGGAGAGCCTGCAGCTTGAGGGCGCGTCTTCCTCCTCACCAAACATCCACACATCCCAGGACTTGCCACCGCTTGACCTTCAGGACCTTGCCTCCAAGAACTGTGGTGCAAATTCTGTAACTCTCCAGAATTCATCCCCTCTGCCCTGTCAGCATCGCCAATGCCCCTCAGTCCTGGACCCCTCGTCctccctgagaagcacacagcaGCTTTCTCTGGGGGTGGACAGCAAAGGTGCGATTCCAGAATTGGATCTTGTTGGCTCACCCAAACGCTGTCCATCCAACAGAGCATGGCTGAACAAACTCAAATATTTCTGCAATCCCCCTGTGCAGCATCTCTTCTTCCAAGATCTGAAGGCAGATGCTGAAATCAGAAAG TGTCAGCAATCCAAGCCGATCCCCGAGCGCAGACTAAATATGGTGACTTCCACCATCGAGGAGAACTTCCCCCAGGGTACCCTTCAATTCCTCTCAGACTTTGTGTCCCTCCAGCACTACCCTCCCAAGGAGATCGTCTCTCATGTGATTAACAAGATCATGCTGGGCTTGCACGGCCCAGACATCCTCATGGATGCTTACATGCTACTAATGAAAATTCAAAG GTTTCACCCAGCAAATGCATCAACAGTGAAATGGGACTGGAAGCTGGTATCTAATGTGATGGAAAAAATG GATGCATTTCCCTCCCAACTTCTCTTCCTGCAGTACGTCATTCAGACACTGGAGGATGATTTCCAGGCGAACCTGCGGCGGCGCACTCTGCAGAAATCTATCGCCAAAAGTGTCTTGTCTTGCGATAATCACTTCTCCAACGTCAG GGATGTAATTCAGTGGCTGGTTAATGCGGTGAAATTCTCTTCCCTGGAGGTTTCTGAAGTTCAGCCTGGCCCTTCCCTGCTTCCTATAACTGACTCAACGAGGAGCAAGACCCAAAG TCTGGTATGCCTGCTACAACGGATGCTCTCCATAGCCGTTGAAGTGGACAAGTCCCCAACTTGCAGCTCTAACAAAATTGCTGATGCCATGTTTCCGTTTTTGCTGAGTATCCCCAAGCGCTGCCAAAG GGAGACCCTGTTTAACAGCATGGAGAGCCCTCTCCTGCGAGCCAAAGTGATTGACATTATGTTTGACCACAGCTGCGAGCCACTCCTCTCTCCGTCGCTGCCGCTCTCCCTGGCTAAGATCCTGTACTTCGTCAAGCACTCTACACTGCTGCTGGAAGATCAG GACAGCAGTGGAGACTGGCAGCGCTGGGATGAAATTCTTCACCATTGTGTTTGCTGTTTCTGA